The Elgaria multicarinata webbii isolate HBS135686 ecotype San Diego chromosome 1, rElgMul1.1.pri, whole genome shotgun sequence genome has a window encoding:
- the G0S2 gene encoding G0/G1 switch protein 2, translating to METMQELIPFAKEMLSQKPNGKMVKLYMMGSVLAFFGVVIGLVETVCSPFTSEERQEEEEEEEAERRPAVPLTKKEVVPQTQGVVLEKPKQALALRNSLNRQHAS from the coding sequence ATGGAGACCATGCAAGAGCTGATCCCCTTTGCCAAAGAGATGCTGAGCCAGAAGCCCAATGGGAAGATGGTCAAACTGTACATGATGGGGAGCGTGCTGGCATTCTTTGGAGTGGTTATCGGCCTGGTGGAGACGGTTTGCAGCCCTTTCACCTCTGAAGAgaggcaagaggaggaggaggaggaggaagcagagagaaGACCTGCTGTCCCACTGACCAAAAAGGAGGTTGTTCCTCAGACACAGGGGGTAGTGTTGGAAAAGCCCAAACAGGCCCTGGCGCTGAGGAATTCATTGAACAGGCAGCATGCATCCTAA